Genomic DNA from Deltaproteobacteria bacterium:
ATCTGGGCTGAATCCGGTTGCGTCGAAACGTCGCGTTCCAGCTGTTTGAGATCTTCATACCACTTAAAGACGCGAGACTTCGCCCGCCATTCGATCAGCGTCGGCAAGAAACGAATCGCGGGAACCAGAATTGCGACGATCGGAACAAATAAGACGAACATGCGCTCAACAAAATTGGCCAGCCAGAAAGGCAAATAACGCTGCAAGAAGGGCTTGCCGTTCTGATAAAACCGGCGGGCCTCTTCGGCGAGCGGAAATTCGCCGTCACGCGGTGATGGGAACTCGTTGGCTTTATGTAGCACGCCGGCACGTTTGTGCACTTCGCTTGCCGACTCCACGAGCAGAAAGCCCAGCGCCGGGTGAAAATCATCACGTACGATCAGATTGGCAGTGGTCGCCAGCAGTGTCATGTCGTGGGCCGGCAAATCCAACGCCAGGTCGATGGCGCCGCGCGGCAAATTGAGGACGCTCAAAAAAGTGAAGCGGCGTGTCAACGCCTCGGCTTGCGCGATGCTGGTAAGCTTGATCTCTTTCGCTTTAGCTAGCCTTTGCACGGTCGGGGCGTCAGGGGAGCCGACCAATAAGGCCGCGTCTACTTTGCCAGCGATGAGCGCGTTGGCGGCGTCATTGGTGCCGAGCGGCAAGAGTTCCGTGGTGGGCGCCAGTGCGCCTCCAGCCTTGAGCAGTTGCAATGCCAGGGCGCGGGTGCCGCTGCCCTCAGGGCCGACGGCGAGCCGCTTGCCTGCCAGTTGGCTGAATTTGTCGATCGTCTCTTTGCCGCGATAGAAAATCCACAGCGGCTCAAAATAGACCGCACCCAAGGAGCTCAGTCCTGGGGGCGACTCGCCGCTGACGATGCCGCCTTGAACCAAGGCCGCTACGACGCCGGAGCTTGAGTCTTGTAAGCGTTTCAGATTCTCCACCGAGCCTGCCGATCGTTTGAGCTCCATGGCAATCTTCTCTCGCGCCAAAATCTTTTGGTACTGCTGGGCGAATAAATGATAGGCGCCGCCATCGGCGCCGGTGCTCATGACAAAGCTTTTCGGTGGCGCTGGCTGTACGTATTTCGCTGCAAACCAAAAAGCCGCGATGATTGCCAAAAGAGGCAACCCGGCGATGAATAACAATTCTTTGAGCGCGTCACGGTCGAACTGCAAGCGCCCGTCACTGGGTTTGTGGACGACCGCTCGGACGCGCCGCCGGCGTGTCCGTTGCGAGCTGTTGGGAGGTATTTCTGCCATGAGTTGCCATAGCCATTAGCAACTCTCGGAAAAATATTCAACTAAATATCGTTGACGGTTGCTCCTATTTGCGGTTGTCCAGACCGGCCTTTGCGCGCCGGTCGCGGATGCTGTCGGCCTGGCTCTCCACTTGGGCGCGCATGGACACGAGGGCTTTGCGATTGTCGTCGTAGGCCGCTTTGAATTGCTGTTTCGAAGTAAAACCGTTCCCAACCACTCAGCGGGCGCGGTCGATAAAGCCGCTCTTACGAATTTCGTCCATGAAGCTCGGTTCCACGAGCCGCAAGCTCTCCGGCGTCGCTTTGGCAGCGGCGGGGTTTGACTTGGCGACATCGGCAATCACAAATTCCAACCCTTTGCGTTCCGGCAAAGTCAGCAAGCCTTCGGCGTGTTTGGCGATGTAGAAGTCATAGCCGATGCTCGCTGCCTCGTCGTTGAGACGCAAATATTGTTTGATCAGTCGTACGCCCAGCGCTTTGTCTTTCTTGAGCAGGTAGAGACCTTCGATAACCGCTTTGAGGAAGTTGCTCGCAGCTTGACGATTGGCGTCGAGAAAACTCCGCTTGGCCATCATGCAATTAAAGCAAAACTGCGGCAGGCCCCATTTGCTTTCCGAAAGATCGACCCATAACTTCATGCCCGCGTTGACTGCTGCAGTGGCCTGTGGATCGCTCAAGATCGTCGCTTGCACCTGGCCTGCGAGCAATGCCGCTTGGCGGGTCGAGACACCGCCGAGCTGAATCAACGAGACGCTTTCCGGTTTGACGCCGACTTTCTCCAATGTGAGCTTGGCACTGGTCTCCGACGACGAGCCGAAGCGGCTGATCGCCAGCCGTTTGCCGGCGAGATCTTCGGGCCGCTTGATCTCCGGGCGAACGATCAGTTTGTCGGGAATGAAATTCAAGCCGCCGCCAATCACCGTGACATCGGAACCTCGCAAATTCGCGTTCACCGCCAGCGACGAAGTCGAAAATAGAAATTGCGACTCGTTGGCGAGCAGCGTCTGCATGCCGACGGTGCCATTCTCGATGGCGATGTATTCCAGATCGATGCCATATTTTTTCGCGA
This window encodes:
- a CDS encoding ABC transporter substrate-binding protein, producing MERRLVFAILTALLLCAIHSPALAQRIRAASGGLSTIHSLLWVVYDQKLAKKYGIDLEYIAIENGTVGMQTLLANESQFLFSTSSLAVNANLRGSDVTVIGGGLNFIPDKLIVRPEIKRPEDLAGKRLAISRFGSSSETSAKLTLEKVGVKPESVSLIQLGGVSTRQAALLAGQVQATILSDPQATAAVNAGMKLWVDLSESKWGLPQFCFNCMMAKRSFLDANRQAASNFLKAVIEGLYLLKKDKALGVRLIKQYLRLNDEAASIGYDFYIAKHAEGLLTLPERKGLEFVIADVAKSNPAAAKATPESLRLVEPSFMDEIRKSGFIDRAR
- a CDS encoding C4-dicarboxylate ABC transporter substrate-binding protein; protein product: MAEIPPNSSQRTRRRRVRAVVHKPSDGRLQFDRDALKELLFIAGLPLLAIIAAFWFAAKYVQPAPPKSFVMSTGADGGAYHLFAQQYQKILAREKIAMELKRSAGSVENLKRLQDSSSGVVAALVQGGIVSGESPPGLSSLGAVYFEPLWIFYRGKETIDKFSQLAGKRLAVGPEGSGTRALALQLLKAGGALAPTTELLPLGTNDAANALIAGKVDAALLVGSPDAPTVQRLAKAKEIKLTSIAQAEALTRRFTFLSVLNLPRGAIDLALDLPAHDMTLLATTANLIVRDDFHPALGFLLVESASEVHKRAGVLHKANEFPSPRDGEFPLAEEARRFYQNGKPFLQRYLPFWLANFVERMFVLFVPIVAILVPAIRFLPTLIEWRAKSRVFKWYEDLKQLERDVSTQPDSAQIERYMDRLDEIEQGVNNTRVGRSYADWSYNLRGHIDLVRARLQKMEAHTS